The nucleotide sequence CCGCTCGCCGGCGGCCGGCAGCTCATAGAACGTGGACATGGGTGCCTCGACCTCATAGCCCACGCCCTGCACGTCCACCAGCAGCCAGGGCGGCTGCTTGTCGATGAGGGTGCCCTGCAGGCGGCCGATCATGGCGCTCTACTCTCTCCCGTCGGTTCAGCGCGCGGCGAGCCGCGCCGCCATGCGATCGTGCTGGGCGTGGCAGAGGGCGATCGCGAGCGCGTCCGCCGCGTCCTCCTGCAGCCGGCCCTCGAGGCCGAGGATCATCCGCACCATATAGGCCACCTGGCGCTTGTCGGCGGCGCCGCCGCCCACCAGCGCCTGCTTTACCGCCCGCGGGCCGTACTCGCTCACCGGCAGACCGTGGCTGGCGCAGGCGCAGATGGCCGCACCCCGGGCCTGCCCCAGCTTGAGGGCGGAGTCGGCGTTGCGGTTGACGAACACCTGCTCGATGGCCGCCTCGCCGGTGCCATGCTCGGCGATGAGGGCGCCCAGACCCTCGAAGATGGTGCGCAGCCGCCCCGGGAAGGCCCCGTCACCGGCCTGGATGACGCCGCTGGCGACATACCGGCTCTGCCCGCCATGCAGCTCCAGCACGCCGAAGCCGGTGCGCCGGGAGCCGGGGTCGATGCCGAGGATGCGGCGCGGCCCGGCGTTGCCCACGGTGCGTTCAGGCCTCCTCGTAGGCGGAGGCCTGAACGTCCGCATTGGTGTAGACGTGCTGGACGTCGTCCAGGTCCTCGAGGCGCTCGATCAGGCGCAGGGTCTTCGCGCCCTCGTCCTCGCCCACGGCGACCGTGGTCTCCGGGCGCATGGTCACCTCGGCATCCGCCGGCTCGAGGCCGGCGGCGGTCAGGGCCTCGCGCGCCGCCGTGAACGCCTCCGGGGCGGTCAGCACCTCGAAGGAGCCGTCGTCGTTGCTGACCACGTCCTCGGCGCCGGCCTCCAGGGCGGCCTCCATCAGGGCGTCCTCGTCGGTGCCCGGGGGGAACAGCAGCACGCCCCGTTGCTGGAACAGGAAGGCCACGCAGCCGTCGGTGCCGAGGTTGCCGCCGTGCTTGCTGAAGGCGTGGCGGACCTCGCTCACGGTGCGATTGCGGTTGTCGGTCATGCAGTCGACCATGATCGCCACACCGCCCGGGCCGTAGCCCTCGAACCGGGCCTCCTCGTAGGCGGCGCCGTCGTCGGTCCCGGCGCCGCGGGCGGCGGCGCGCTCGATCTTGTCCTTCGGCATGTTCACCGCGAGCGCGCGGTCGATGGCGAGCCGCAGCCGCGGGTTGGCGTCCGGGTCGTCCCCGCCCTGGCGCGCGGCCACCGTGATCTCCCGGATCATCTTGGTGAAGATCTTGCCCCGCTTGGCGTCCTGCGCCTTCTTGCGGTGCTGGATATTCGCCCACTTGCTGTGTCCGGCCATGGTCCTCCCCGCTCGGCTCGACAGCCTGCCTTCAAGCCCGCAAGCCTAGCATGAGCGGGCCTTGCGCCGGATGGCGAGTCCTCCTGTGCAGGCGATGCCTTCGAGGGTCGGGTTGAACACAACGACACAACGGGCACAACGATGCACAACGTCAGAGGTGAGGGACTGGCTGTGGGACTGCCGTCGGATGATTCCGGTCACCTGCCTCGCAAGCCAATTGCTCTTCGTTGTGCTCCGTTGTGTTCGTTGTGTCGTTGTGTTGAACCCTACCCTGGGAATCGGCAGCTACCCCCCAAGCCCGGGGACGCGGAAGTCGGTCCACGGGAGGGTGGCGTGGCGGCCGAGGGCGTGGCGGTGGTTGGCGAGCCAGGCATCGGCGCGGTCGCGGCCGCGGGCGTGGAGCTGAGTGAGGAAGCCCCAGTCGGCGTTCATCGAGCTGGCCTGGCCGAAGCCGGTGAAGGCGTCGTCGGCGCTGATGCGGTGCAGGCGGGTGCGGCGGGCGAGCCACGGCCGGAGTTCGGCGCAGAGCTCGAGCTCGCGCAGCAGCCCGGCGTTGAAGGTGAGGTCGCTCGCGCGCAGCGTGATCTCCTCGGCGGTGGTGGGCACGGTCTCGCTCCAGCTCTCCTTCAGCTGCACCAGCATCAGGTCCCGGCTGCCGCCGGCGCGCAGCAGCGGCAGCAGCGGCGGATTGCTGCTGTAGCCGCCGTCCCAGTAGTACTCGCCGTCGATGGCCACGGCCTGGAACAGCATGGGCAGGCAGGCGGAGGCCTGCAGCGCCTCGCTGGTGACGTCGCGGTTGCCGAACAGCCGCAGGCGGCCACTGTGCACGCTGGTGGCGGAAACGAACAGCCGGGGC is from Spiribacter halobius and encodes:
- the ruvC gene encoding crossover junction endodeoxyribonuclease RuvC; this encodes MGNAGPRRILGIDPGSRRTGFGVLELHGGQSRYVASGVIQAGDGAFPGRLRTIFEGLGALIAEHGTGEAAIEQVFVNRNADSALKLGQARGAAICACASHGLPVSEYGPRAVKQALVGGGAADKRQVAYMVRMILGLEGRLQEDAADALAIALCHAQHDRMAARLAAR
- a CDS encoding YebC/PmpR family DNA-binding transcriptional regulator; the protein is MAGHSKWANIQHRKKAQDAKRGKIFTKMIREITVAARQGGDDPDANPRLRLAIDRALAVNMPKDKIERAAARGAGTDDGAAYEEARFEGYGPGGVAIMVDCMTDNRNRTVSEVRHAFSKHGGNLGTDGCVAFLFQQRGVLLFPPGTDEDALMEAALEAGAEDVVSNDDGSFEVLTAPEAFTAAREALTAAGLEPADAEVTMRPETTVAVGEDEGAKTLRLIERLEDLDDVQHVYTNADVQASAYEEA
- a CDS encoding patatin-like phospholipase family protein, with protein sequence MAASGLLAGDQSPALVMLRTVSRMASPYQLNPGGFNALAGVLADSVDFDALRHPSAPRLFVSATSVHSGRLRLFGNRDVTSEALQASACLPMLFQAVAIDGEYYWDGGYSSNPPLLPLLRAGGSRDLMLVQLKESWSETVPTTAEEITLRASDLTFNAGLLRELELCAELRPWLARRTRLHRISADDAFTGFGQASSMNADWGFLTQLHARGRDRADAWLANHRHALGRHATLPWTDFRVPGLGG